In the Pedosphaera parvula Ellin514 genome, one interval contains:
- a CDS encoding choice-of-anchor tandem repeat GloVer-containing protein, whose amino-acid sequence MPKSSVPTYHSFLSVGLNRKQMGWFALVAVFLILRVACAEGGIVEEIYSFTGVHTSYAPLLLADDGNFYGTTMDSGRYGEGTIFKMTPDGTLTTWVSFNKTNGAWPRGGLIQASDGNFYGTTLSGGTGDDGTVFRVTTNGVLTTLVSFDFTNGGFPYGELMQASDGNLYGTTSSGGGSGANGTVFRLTTNGVLTTLVSFNSINGASPMAGLVEGGNGELYGTTSEGGVYDHGTLFKLTTTGVLTTLVSCNLTNGARPTAGLTRGMDGNFYGTMTTDAKGNGTVFKMAPDGALSTLVSLDAEQGVLPFGGLVQAGDGLLYGTTSGAGHDFGGVFKITTNGVFTSLAFFSGTNGATPFASLVQGADGDLYGTTSSGGGIGYEATVFKITTNGNLTSLAFLNDPNGYHPGAGLLLASDGNLYGTTLGGGTIGRGTVFKIAKDRSLTTLVAFDLYNDGQMSEGSLMQAMDGNLYGTTSSGGTNLGGTVFKMTMNGALSTLASFSGTNGARPQGSLVEGSDGTLYGTTYAGGTNNNGTVFKITTNGILTPLVLFDNNNGSSPMAGLVQGDDGNLYGITTGGGTNWGGTVFKMTTNGVLTTLVSFSSTNGNYPMAPLVKGSDGFLYGTTEMGGVYNRGTIFRISTNGVFTSLLSFDGNNGAYPRGGLVQGKDGNFYGTTSGDEAGHTGTVFRMTPSGALTTLFFFDFNTGSGPVGELVQGQDGSFYGACDEGGTGQAGNIYRLIPPPEIRAASNASGGGLTLTWNTVVGQAYQLQYQTDLNQAEWNNLGSVITATNLTATVSDAPGLGAQKFYRVVQLP is encoded by the coding sequence ATGCCAAAGAGCTCAGTTCCGACCTATCATTCATTTTTGTCCGTGGGGCTTAATCGTAAGCAAATGGGCTGGTTCGCGCTGGTGGCGGTTTTTCTGATACTGCGTGTGGCCTGCGCCGAGGGAGGCATTGTAGAAGAAATTTATAGTTTTACCGGGGTCCATACTTCGTACGCTCCGCTGCTCCTGGCCGATGATGGTAATTTTTATGGCACTACAATGGACAGCGGTAGGTATGGTGAGGGGACGATATTCAAAATGACTCCTGATGGCACCCTCACGACCTGGGTATCATTCAACAAAACAAATGGTGCCTGGCCAAGGGGAGGGTTGATCCAAGCCAGCGATGGCAACTTTTATGGTACCACTCTCAGTGGTGGTACGGGAGACGACGGCACGGTGTTCCGAGTGACCACGAATGGGGTTCTCACCACTTTGGTCTCCTTCGATTTCACCAACGGGGGCTTTCCTTATGGTGAGCTTATGCAAGCCAGCGATGGCAATCTGTATGGCACGACTTCTTCCGGTGGTGGGAGTGGCGCTAACGGCACGGTGTTCCGACTGACTACGAACGGGGTTCTCACCACACTCGTTTCATTCAATTCCATCAACGGTGCATCACCAATGGCCGGACTGGTGGAGGGCGGTAACGGCGAGTTATATGGCACGACCTCAGAAGGAGGTGTGTATGATCATGGCACCTTGTTCAAATTGACGACCACTGGCGTTCTGACAACGCTGGTCTCCTGCAATCTTACCAATGGGGCCCGCCCAACCGCCGGACTGACGCGCGGGATGGACGGTAATTTTTACGGGACGATGACAACCGACGCCAAGGGAAACGGCACAGTGTTCAAAATGGCTCCGGATGGTGCGCTCAGCACATTGGTGTCGCTTGATGCAGAACAAGGTGTACTCCCATTTGGCGGACTGGTACAAGCTGGTGATGGGCTCTTGTATGGCACAACATCAGGAGCAGGACATGATTTCGGTGGGGTGTTCAAAATAACAACCAACGGGGTCTTTACTTCCCTGGCCTTTTTTAGCGGCACCAATGGGGCCACGCCTTTTGCCAGCCTGGTGCAGGGTGCTGATGGGGATCTTTATGGCACCACTTCAAGTGGGGGCGGCATAGGTTACGAAGCAACCGTGTTTAAAATAACAACCAACGGCAACCTGACGAGCCTGGCCTTCTTGAATGACCCTAATGGCTACCACCCAGGGGCCGGGCTGTTATTGGCCAGCGATGGCAACCTTTATGGCACGACGTTGGGCGGCGGGACGATCGGCCGAGGGACGGTATTTAAAATTGCAAAAGATCGCAGTCTCACCACGCTGGTCGCATTCGACCTGTATAACGATGGGCAGATGTCTGAAGGGAGTCTGATGCAAGCCATGGACGGTAACCTATATGGGACTACCAGTTCGGGCGGAACGAACTTGGGCGGCACAGTTTTCAAAATGACAATGAACGGAGCACTCAGCACCCTTGCGTCGTTCAGCGGCACAAATGGTGCAAGGCCTCAAGGGAGCCTGGTGGAGGGGAGCGATGGGACGTTGTACGGGACGACGTACGCGGGCGGTACGAACAATAACGGGACGGTATTCAAAATCACGACGAATGGCATCCTGACCCCCCTTGTCCTCTTTGATAATAATAATGGCTCCTCGCCGATGGCGGGATTGGTGCAAGGCGATGATGGGAACCTGTACGGGATCACGACTGGTGGTGGAACGAACTGGGGTGGCACAGTTTTCAAAATGACAACGAACGGAGTGCTCACCACCCTGGTCTCGTTCAGTAGCACAAATGGCAATTATCCCATGGCTCCACTGGTGAAGGGGAGCGATGGGTTCTTGTATGGCACGACTGAAATGGGTGGCGTGTACAACCGTGGCACGATTTTCAGAATATCGACCAACGGGGTTTTCACGTCCTTGTTATCGTTCGATGGGAATAACGGGGCCTATCCAAGAGGGGGGCTGGTGCAAGGGAAGGATGGCAATTTTTACGGCACAACGTCCGGTGATGAGGCGGGTCATACAGGCACCGTGTTTCGAATGACGCCCAGTGGTGCACTTACTACTCTGTTCTTTTTTGATTTTAACACTGGCAGTGGGCCGGTGGGCGAACTCGTGCAGGGACAAGACGGCAGTTTTTATGGAGCCTGCGACGAGGGCGGGACTGGCCAGGCTGGCAATATTTACCGGCTCATTCCGCCACCGGAGATTCGGGCGGCGTCAAATGCCAGTGGAGGTGGATTGACGCTGACGTGGAATACGGTAGTGGGGCAGGCTTATCAACTACAGTACCAAACTGATTTGAATCAAGCTGAATGGAATAATCTCGGGAGTGTCATCACTGCGACAAATTTGACTGCAACGGTGTCGGATGCACCTGGACTCGGTGCTCAGAAGTTTTATCGGGTGGTTCAGTTGCCGTGA
- a CDS encoding virulence RhuM family protein — translation MTKNNPEANPGGEVILYLTEDQQTRMQVRLLGGTVWLSLNQIAELFQRDKSVISRHIANVFEERELQRDSVVANFATTATDGKTYQVDFFNLELIISVGYRVKSQRGTQFRQWATSRLKEYLVKGFVLDDERLKNPPGLGVADYFDELLERIRDIRASERRMYLRVKEVLALAADYKVDEAEVQVFFQTVQNKLHYAVSGKTAPELIAKRADHNKPNMGLTSWKGGVVRKGDVTVAKNYLNKKEIAELNRIVVMFLDYAEDQASRRKQVFMRDWRTRLDEFLRFNERQVLPDSGNVSREEASRRAEEQYALFEKRRRAEMESSATVALEADLKLLEEQAKELSKPKRKRS, via the coding sequence ATGACGAAGAATAATCCTGAAGCTAATCCTGGTGGTGAGGTGATCCTTTATCTGACGGAGGACCAGCAAACTCGCATGCAGGTACGGCTCCTAGGGGGCACTGTCTGGTTGTCATTAAATCAGATTGCTGAGCTCTTTCAGAGGGATAAATCAGTGATCTCCAGGCACATAGCTAATGTCTTTGAGGAAAGGGAATTGCAGCGCGATTCAGTTGTTGCAAATTTTGCAACAACTGCGACGGATGGCAAAACTTATCAGGTCGATTTCTTTAATTTGGAACTCATAATCTCTGTTGGCTACCGGGTGAAGTCGCAGCGGGGCACGCAGTTTCGGCAATGGGCCACCTCGCGGCTGAAGGAATATCTGGTGAAGGGGTTTGTCCTCGATGATGAGCGGTTGAAAAATCCACCAGGGCTGGGCGTGGCGGATTACTTTGACGAGTTGCTCGAACGCATTCGGGATATTCGTGCGAGTGAGCGGCGAATGTATTTGCGGGTAAAGGAAGTCCTGGCTCTTGCGGCCGACTACAAGGTTGATGAGGCGGAGGTGCAGGTTTTTTTTCAAACTGTCCAAAATAAGCTGCATTATGCCGTCAGCGGGAAGACTGCGCCGGAGTTGATTGCCAAGCGGGCTGACCACAACAAGCCGAACATGGGTTTGACGAGCTGGAAAGGAGGGGTGGTCCGTAAAGGTGATGTGACGGTCGCCAAGAACTATCTTAACAAGAAGGAGATCGCGGAGCTCAACCGCATTGTCGTCATGTTTCTTGACTACGCGGAAGACCAGGCCAGTCGCCGAAAGCAGGTGTTTATGCGCGATTGGCGCACGAGGCTGGATGAGTTCCTGCGTTTTAATGAACGGCAGGTGTTGCCGGATTCCGGCAACGTTTCCCGCGAAGAGGCGAGCCGACGTGCCGAGGAGCAATATGCATTATTTGAAAAGCGGCGTCGGGCTGAGATGGAGTCGAGCGCTACGGTGGCACTGGAAGCCGATTTGAAATTATTGGAGGAGCAGGCAAAAGAGCTGTCCAAGCCGAAGCGTAAAAGGAGCTAG
- a CDS encoding universal stress protein yields MKVKPTSKPGQVVMELNRRDEKLLDRSFAEAQGPGWPFQLKNIMVPVDFSEFSKRALEYALPLAEKFGAKIILVHVIEPTFYPDNVMIPAETEEVNAIMASEGRKMLDQLGAEKIKSGIDSQKIITTGRPYNEIIQAAASQHADLIIMATHGYTGLKHMFMGSTAERVVRHAPCPVLVVRERRHETQG; encoded by the coding sequence ATGAAAGTCAAACCAACCTCAAAACCGGGACAGGTCGTGATGGAACTCAATCGCCGTGATGAAAAGCTGCTCGACCGCAGCTTCGCAGAAGCTCAAGGTCCGGGATGGCCATTCCAGTTAAAGAACATAATGGTGCCCGTTGATTTCTCCGAGTTCTCCAAAAGGGCGCTGGAATACGCACTGCCGCTGGCAGAAAAATTCGGCGCCAAAATTATTTTGGTTCATGTGATTGAACCGACATTTTATCCGGATAATGTGATGATTCCGGCAGAAACTGAGGAAGTGAACGCCATCATGGCAAGCGAGGGACGAAAAATGCTGGATCAATTGGGGGCTGAAAAAATCAAATCAGGCATCGATTCACAGAAAATTATAACCACCGGCAGACCTTACAACGAAATCATCCAGGCCGCCGCCTCCCAACACGCCGACCTCATCATCATGGCCACTCACGGATACACCGGTTTAAAGCACATGTTTATGGGCAGCACGGCGGAACGAGTTGTGCGCCACGCCCCCTGCCCCGTTCTCGTGGTCCGGGAGCGACGACATGAAACTCAGGGCTAA
- a CDS encoding cyclic nucleotide-binding domain-containing protein produces the protein MPAKSTIHNPGASSVPLLEQHPFLQGMSAHQVKILGDCSRQAHFEPGELMFRAGDPADRFYLIQKGKVALESRTQDKANQLIQNIEAGEVLGWSWMFPPCFWHFDARALESTDAMYIQGKLLREECESDHDLGYELYKRMAEVMLSRLQATRRRLLKFEGNPNLENKKAG, from the coding sequence ATGCCAGCCAAGTCGACGATCCACAATCCTGGTGCATCCAGCGTCCCCTTGCTCGAACAACACCCCTTTCTTCAGGGCATGAGCGCACACCAGGTGAAGATACTGGGTGACTGTTCTCGGCAGGCGCACTTCGAACCGGGTGAGCTAATGTTTCGTGCAGGCGACCCGGCCGACCGGTTCTACCTCATTCAAAAGGGAAAAGTGGCGCTCGAATCGCGGACGCAGGACAAAGCCAACCAGCTCATCCAAAATATCGAAGCCGGTGAGGTGCTGGGTTGGTCATGGATGTTTCCACCCTGCTTCTGGCATTTTGATGCCCGAGCCTTGGAATCGACGGATGCCATGTACATCCAGGGAAAACTCCTGCGCGAGGAATGTGAATCCGACCATGATCTCGGCTATGAACTCTACAAACGCATGGCTGAAGTAATGTTGAGCAGATTGCAGGCAACAAGACGCCGTTTATTGAAATTCGAGGGCAATCCCAACCTGGAAAATAAAAAGGCTGGTTGA
- a CDS encoding Crp/Fnr family transcriptional regulator, translated as MNTITESTSSRTPQSGIITTAGLPAMMASHPFLEGFSPHQLRLLSDCGMVVNFRPGEVIFREGDPANRFYLIHQGKVALESYVKERGVTPIQTVGAGEVLGWSWLFPPYYWHFDARAVESTEALFFYGTPLREECETDHDLGYELYKRMAEVMMERLQATRRQLLHSNGCSRKCM; from the coding sequence ATGAATACCATCACTGAATCCACTTCCTCGAGGACTCCACAATCGGGAATTATAACCACCGCCGGTTTGCCGGCAATGATGGCGAGTCATCCCTTCCTGGAGGGGTTTAGCCCGCACCAACTCCGCCTGCTCAGCGACTGTGGCATGGTGGTGAATTTTCGACCCGGCGAAGTGATTTTCAGAGAAGGCGATCCCGCCAACCGCTTTTATCTTATCCATCAAGGAAAGGTGGCGCTGGAATCGTATGTAAAGGAACGTGGGGTCACCCCAATCCAGACGGTAGGTGCTGGCGAAGTCCTCGGCTGGTCCTGGCTCTTTCCACCTTATTATTGGCACTTTGATGCGCGCGCGGTGGAATCCACCGAAGCACTATTCTTTTATGGCACGCCGTTGCGGGAGGAATGCGAAACCGACCATGATCTTGGTTATGAACTCTACAAACGCATGGCCGAGGTAATGATGGAACGCTTGCAGGCCACGCGACGGCAATTGCTGCATTCCAATGGTTGTTCTCGCAAGTGCATGTGA
- a CDS encoding RNA polymerase sigma factor, translated as MTSDLELLQNYVKNKSEESFAALVNRHLNLVYSAALRQVRSPQLAEEVAQSTFTDLASSAHRLAPDTILAAWLYQVAHRTAINVVRREARRQLREQVACELTAMNATTADWTHIAPLLDEAMHALDNTDRTAVLLRYFENKSLREVGQTLGVSDDAAQKRVGRAVERLREFFTKRGITIGASTLVVILSANAVLAAPITLFTAITTATALTGTITTATATQAVAMTTLQKTLIATALAAAVGVGIYESRQSSNYRSQFQTAQQQQRLLSEQITRLTQERDDAMHRLASIGNGNQSSNQNSAQLLKLRAEVTRLRNEQDRLAQLLNEDSTLSPDPMEMRAKLWMDKVRRLKEKLEQNPGKSIPELKYLSDQDWLEVVKDADVVTDWGYKEALARLRKLAKDKFAPRLSRALREYARANNNELPPDTAALKPYFASPVEDAVLERYQLLHTGPVKWDEWVLAEKAPADDQKDTIFKVGPTGLQFSNSSSMGESGSQMWGTNDPPLSVIAQSEASQRNTSDEELKSFTKSFMEDQANARDGKVLDQAFKAFSAANPGQEPKSPNEIKPYLQTTAEKDAFDRLIKRNNVSN; from the coding sequence ATGACAAGCGACCTGGAATTGCTGCAAAACTACGTGAAGAACAAATCGGAAGAATCCTTCGCGGCTTTGGTGAATCGTCACCTCAACCTGGTCTATTCCGCCGCTCTCCGCCAGGTTCGCTCCCCGCAACTCGCCGAAGAAGTCGCTCAATCCACTTTTACCGATCTCGCCAGCAGTGCCCACCGCCTCGCGCCCGACACCATCCTGGCCGCCTGGCTCTATCAAGTCGCCCACCGCACGGCCATCAACGTCGTCCGCCGCGAAGCCCGCCGTCAACTTCGTGAACAGGTCGCCTGTGAACTTACCGCCATGAACGCCACCACCGCCGACTGGACGCACATCGCTCCCCTTCTCGACGAAGCCATGCACGCGCTCGATAACACCGACCGCACCGCCGTCCTGCTTCGTTATTTCGAGAATAAATCCCTGCGTGAAGTCGGCCAAACTCTTGGGGTCAGTGATGATGCCGCCCAAAAACGCGTCGGCCGCGCCGTCGAACGTCTCCGTGAGTTTTTCACCAAACGCGGCATCACCATCGGCGCGAGCACTCTTGTCGTCATCCTCTCCGCCAATGCGGTCCTGGCAGCACCCATCACTCTCTTCACCGCCATCACGACAGCCACTGCACTCACCGGAACAATAACTACTGCCACCGCCACCCAGGCCGTCGCCATGACCACACTCCAAAAGACATTAATTGCCACCGCACTCGCCGCCGCCGTTGGCGTGGGAATCTACGAGTCCCGCCAGTCTTCAAATTACCGAAGCCAGTTCCAAACCGCGCAACAACAGCAACGTTTGCTGAGCGAACAAATCACTCGCCTCACCCAGGAGCGTGATGATGCCATGCACCGCCTCGCCTCAATCGGCAACGGCAACCAATCTTCGAACCAGAACTCAGCCCAACTGCTCAAACTCCGCGCCGAAGTAACACGTCTTCGAAATGAGCAGGACAGACTTGCACAATTGTTAAACGAAGATTCCACGCTCTCCCCCGACCCGATGGAAATGCGTGCCAAACTCTGGATGGATAAAGTCAGAAGACTGAAAGAGAAACTGGAACAAAATCCCGGCAAGTCCATACCTGAACTAAAATATCTCAGCGATCAGGATTGGCTGGAGGTGGTTAAGGACGCAGATGTCGTCACCGATTGGGGATACAAGGAAGCCTTGGCTCGACTCAGAAAACTGGCCAAGGACAAGTTCGCTCCCAGACTGTCCCGTGCTTTGCGTGAGTATGCCCGGGCAAACAATAACGAACTGCCTCCTGATACTGCCGCACTGAAGCCCTATTTCGCATCCCCTGTTGAAGACGCCGTGCTCGAGCGTTACCAACTATTACACACAGGCCCCGTGAAGTGGGACGAATGGGTGCTGGCGGAAAAAGCCCCTGCAGACGACCAGAAGGATACCATCTTTAAAGTCGGCCCGACCGGACTCCAATTCAGCAATAGCAGTAGCATGGGCGAAAGCGGCAGCCAAATGTGGGGAACAAATGATCCGCCATTATCAGTCATCGCGCAAAGCGAGGCCAGCCAGAGAAACACTTCAGACGAAGAACTAAAATCCTTCACAAAATCTTTCATGGAGGATCAAGCCAAC